AAATAAACCCTCTGCACCGAACGTTGGTACACAGTAAGTATATCGTGATAGATATCTTATTATTTCAAAGGGTTTAAATCTACTGCTGATAGGTTTGATGCTATTCTTCTGCTGAAAATAATAAAGGATTTATTCCACTTTTGGCAAAGCCTTCTTTTTCTGTTTCCATATCAAGAATTAACGAATTAATATCGTCCGCTACAATATCTAAATGGGCATCACGTTCCTGATTGAATACTTTTAGGTAGCTATGACAGTGTTCGCAGCATTCAGTTTTAACTGATGCTAGCTCATCGTCGAGTGAATAATAGTTGATATTTTCCGTGTTATCACAATTAGTGCATTTCGCTCTTGGTACATACCATTCGCTTTCACATAAGCTACAGTGTAGATAGCGTAACCCTAAATTACTGCCAATATGAATAACACTACCTACTGGACTATTTTGGCAAACAGGGCATAACCAGCGTTTTTCGCTGACTTCAGCTACTGCTTTACCAGGTAAGTGACTGGCAAGTAAACTATAGTAAACAGACAATGCCGACCAAATAAATAGTGATTCATTGCTTGATAGTAAATCAAATTTGCCTTTTAGCAAGTTTTCAGCTTTATTTAATAATTCACTTTCACTATTTTGCCTTAGTACATCAATAGTTTGATTAATGAAGTCATTAATATTCTGAGCGGCATCCATGATCGAGTAAAGATAGTTAATCCATTCTTTAGTTAATGGGTAATTATCAAGGGATAATGGTGGGCAGTTCTTTTGTGTAGCAGATTCTACTGTCTTAACTAGATCTACAACTATATTTTCATTCTCGGCAATGCCCGCTTGAGCAGAGACAATTTTTGTGCAAAATTGTAAATAGTCGACAAAAGCACTTTCTTTTGCTAAAAACTGCATTCGCTTTACCCGTTGAGCATAAAGTGTTTTCGGGTTTGGGTAGAAAAGTAAAGGAATTTTATTAATAATACTTATTTTATCGTTTTGCTTTTCAAGCTGTTCGTGAGGAATAATTTTAATACTCATTTTTAACCCAATTATTTAATTAGCATCATGAAATGGTCTAAAATACTATCAACATAATTGGTTGGTAGTTATTTTAATTATATATTCTTTATACTCTTCTTATCTTATTTGATAAGATAAACCGACTTAATTTAGGGTTAAGTCGGTTTTATTTAAATAAGTATTTGTTTAATACTATACTGCGTTATTTGTATCTGACTTTTCTTTTGGCTTATTTAGTTCGATTTGATGATTTTTTTTCATTTCATCATTATACCACTGCGAATGGTTCTTTTTAGCCCATGCTCTCGAGACATAACCCGTAATCATACCTTTAATCGAGCCTTTTACCCAAATTGCCATATAAGCATGACCGATGATTAATAAGATTAAGGCGATGGCAGCTAATGAATGAAAAAATATAGCAATGCGGATAACTTCAATTGAGAAATATTCCGCGAAATAACGTCGCCACATGATAAACCCAGTAATAAGCAGTACG
The genomic region above belongs to Orbaceae bacterium lpD02 and contains:
- the fdhE gene encoding formate dehydrogenase accessory protein FdhE, whose protein sequence is MSIKIIPHEQLEKQNDKISIINKIPLLFYPNPKTLYAQRVKRMQFLAKESAFVDYLQFCTKIVSAQAGIAENENIVVDLVKTVESATQKNCPPLSLDNYPLTKEWINYLYSIMDAAQNINDFINQTIDVLRQNSESELLNKAENLLKGKFDLLSSNESLFIWSALSVYYSLLASHLPGKAVAEVSEKRWLCPVCQNSPVGSVIHIGSNLGLRYLHCSLCESEWYVPRAKCTNCDNTENINYYSLDDELASVKTECCEHCHSYLKVFNQERDAHLDIVADDINSLILDMETEKEGFAKSGINPLLFSAEE